The stretch of DNA TCTTTAATACTTCCTTGGTTCTAGCCAAAATATCGTTTTCATAATACAAGTGCCGCTCATCGTATTTTTTATCCGCCCGATAAGAACCTTCCACTTTTAGATAACGTTCCTTCTCTCCTCTTAGCTCCTTTAGCTCCCAAAAGGAACCCTCTAATTTGCCCTGTTGAAACTGATAAACACTAATGCAAATTCCTTGTTCATTAAAGCGTTTTTCGATGCCGTGACGCAAGCCATTTTCATAGCCAATGTTCTTCTGTTTTAGCTGATTGTTGTAATAAAAATATTCTACTAAAGTATCTGCTCCTACAATATACTTGATTTGATTTTTGAACAAGCCAGTGAGACTACTGTCCATTGCTAATAACTGGTACGTTCCTGTTTTTTGATGATAAGCCCCTGTTATAATTTGATCTAGAATGCAATAACTCTTATCATTGGTATGATAAAAATATTCCCATTCACCTATCTCTTCTCCTGCTTTATAGTGCCCTTTTATTTGCAATTCACCACTCTTAGAATAATATTTCCACTCTCCTACAGGTAAGCCATCTTTTAGCATCCCCTCTGCCCATTTTCGACCAAAAATAGAATATTCCACCAGATAGCCCGTATGATGAACAGGAATTTGAAAAAGAAAACGATGAACATCGATTGCTTCTTGATCTGCGGTATTAAAGCCTTTCTCACATATCAAAAAATCATAGCCTACTTTTTCATTGGCATAAATTAAGTAGCGTTCTCCAGCCTTAAAATCGGCATATAAACCAGGTTGTACCCCTATTATTAACTCTTCCTTTACCAATGTATTTTTGTAGTTTTTAATTACTTCAAATTTTACAAAAATACTTCTAAGTCCTGTCTCCTTATCTTCAAAAGAAAGTTTCTTTTGGTGCAGTTTTCCCACCCGTATAGCCTTGCCTTCAAATATTTTTTTAGCATGATTATAGTGGTTCAATACAGAATGATGTTCACTGGTATTACAAGCCAATATTTGGGTGTTTCCAAGTAGCAATAGTAAACATAAATAACAATAATAGTTTTTGATTTGCATAGGGTTAAAGATACAACAGTTTGACTGAATAAAAAATTTGATAAAATTCAGTGCAATTATTAAAGGTTATGTAAATAGAATAACAAAGGAATAGTCAAATTATTTTTTGATTTTTTTACAAAAAGGATTATTTAAATCTTTTGTTGTTCTTTTCTTGATAAAAGAACCAAAATCAAGACCAGACACTTCGATTGGATGATTTTAGCTGCTTGTTTGCTGAATTTGTTTGAATGCTACGCCAAACAAATTCGGACGCAAAGCTTCGCAGAAATCATTTCCCAATCTTCGTTAACGGTCATTTTTTATGCCCTTAATAAATTTACTTACATAATGCTTATTGTACAAATAATAAATTGGGTCATTTATTTCCATTACTCCGCAAAAAAATGAAGGAGGCATCCCGTTACCAAATGCTTTTTTATATTTTTGGTTCTTTGATAACGCTCGCATAAATGTAATAAACTATACGTGAAATTAACAAGCAACATTGTATTCCACACAAACGGGCTGTACAATCATAAGTTAAATATAACCAAATTTGATGATGAACAATTACTTTTTTTATAGCTTAATCTGTATTATACTAACGACCCACCTAATAAGTTGCACCGAAAAAACCAAAAAGTTTAACGATTGGCAACGAATGAATTTAAAAGACAAAGTTCAGCAAATTGACGAACTAAACTATCCTAGTTATCAAGATTTAATGCAAAAGAGCAATGCTAAAAAAAGTTTTACTCGTTTTAATGAGGAGGGGCTCATTATTAATAGTGCCATCTACAACAACAACAATACTATGCTCTGGATGAAATACCTATATCAAGGAGACTCTATCTGGATCAATGAAACAATAGAAGTTGCTAACAAAGTAGAACATCCCCAAGCTTATTGGTTGTATCAACTTGATAAAAATGGCGCCCAGAAATCAATCACTTCTATTCTTATTGATAGCTCGGTCAACTTCCACATTGATTTGGAAGTTAATTCGGATGGGAATGCAACTAACATTGCCTATAGCCAACAAAAGCATCCTGCCCATGTCCCTTGCCAAATCACAAAAACTTATGATGCACAGGGGCAAATAAAAGAAGAATTGAGTTATCATTATGATGATATACGGAAGCGTTGTAGAGAACAAGCTACTCAATCCTTATTTAAAGTCAACGAACAAGGCGATATTATACGAGAAATCATTACAACTTATGATGGTAGAAAACGCAACCATTCTTATACTTACACCTACGATAAAAAAGGAAATTGGACTCAGCGTCTTCATTATTTAGGCGATGATGTTCAAGAAGTAATTATCCGAGAATTTACTTATTATGACTAGTCTGATTGGTTCGTTATACGTCCTTCCCCAAATCATAACCCATTTTTTTTAGTAATAGTCCAACCTGCTTAAAGGATATAGAATCCACAATTCCTAGCTCAACAATTCTACTCGCTAAGAGGCGTAAACTCCATCTCGTATGACCTTCTGGTGGTTTACTATCAACTAGAATTGCAATTTTTGCTAATTCTCTATCTCCTAACTCACTTGGGCGACCAGATCTAGGTTTGTCATCCAAAAAAAATAAGCCACCTGACTTGTATTTGGTTGCCCAACTAGAGATTGTTACATAACTTATATTTATCCGTTTAGAAACATCTTGATAGCT from Aureispira anguillae encodes:
- a CDS encoding toxin-antitoxin system YwqK family antitoxin, which produces MQIKNYYCYLCLLLLLGNTQILACNTSEHHSVLNHYNHAKKIFEGKAIRVGKLHQKKLSFEDKETGLRSIFVKFEVIKNYKNTLVKEELIIGVQPGLYADFKAGERYLIYANEKVGYDFLICEKGFNTADQEAIDVHRFLFQIPVHHTGYLVEYSIFGRKWAEGMLKDGLPVGEWKYYSKSGELQIKGHYKAGEEIGEWEYFYHTNDKSYCILDQIITGAYHQKTGTYQLLAMDSSLTGLFKNQIKYIVGADTLVEYFYYNNQLKQKNIGYENGLRHGIEKRFNEQGICISVYQFQQGKLEGSFWELKELRGEKERYLKVEGSYRADKKYDERHLYYENDILARTKEVLKNGKLL
- a CDS encoding helix-turn-helix domain-containing protein, whose translation is MKKQHINLAHSDRDYLKTLLSKSRLEIRKQKRAYALLELDKGKSYQDVSKRINISYVTISSWATKYKSGGLFFLDDKPRSGRPSELGDRELAKIAILVDSKPPEGHTRWSLRLLASRIVELGIVDSISFKQVGLLLKKMGYDLGKDV